One part of the Streptomyces lydicus genome encodes these proteins:
- the ettA gene encoding energy-dependent translational throttle protein EttA: MAEYIYTMRKTRKAHGDKVILDDVTLSFLPGAKIGVVGPNGAGKSTVLKIMAGLEQPSNGDAFLSPGYTVGMLLQEPPLDESKTVLQNVQDGAAEIMGKLHRFNEVAELMATDYSDALMEEMGKLQEDLDHANAWDLDTQLEQAMDALGCPPGDWPVTNLSGGERRRVALCKLLLEAPDLLLLDEPTNHLDAESVQWLEQHLAKYPGTVVAVTHDRYFLDNVAGWILELDRGRAHGYEGNYSKYLETKQTRLKVEGQKDAKRAKRLKEELEWVRSNAKGRQAKSKSRLARYEEMAAEADKMRKLDFEEIQIPPGPRLGNIVVEVDKLNKAFGEKVLIEDLSFTLPRNGIVGVIGPNGAGKTTLFKMLQGLETPDSGDIKVGETVKISYVDQSRENIDPKKTLWAVVSDELDYINVGQVEMPSRAYVSAFGFKGPDQQKPAGVLSGGERNRLNLALTLKQGGNLLLLDEPTNDLDVETLSSLENALLEFPGCAVVVSHDRWFLDRVATHILAYEGDSRWFWFEGNFESYEKNKVERLGADAARPHRATYKKLTRG, from the coding sequence TTGGCTGAGTACATCTACACGATGCGCAAGACGCGCAAGGCGCACGGCGACAAGGTCATCCTTGACGACGTGACGCTGAGCTTCCTGCCGGGCGCGAAGATCGGCGTCGTGGGTCCCAACGGCGCCGGTAAGTCCACGGTGCTGAAGATCATGGCCGGTCTGGAGCAGCCGTCGAACGGTGACGCGTTCCTCTCCCCGGGCTACACCGTCGGCATGCTCCTCCAGGAGCCCCCGCTGGACGAGTCCAAGACGGTCCTGCAGAACGTGCAGGACGGCGCCGCCGAGATCATGGGCAAGCTCCACCGCTTCAACGAGGTCGCCGAGCTGATGGCGACCGACTACTCGGACGCGCTCATGGAGGAGATGGGCAAGCTCCAGGAAGACCTCGACCACGCCAACGCGTGGGACCTGGACACCCAGCTGGAGCAGGCCATGGACGCCCTCGGCTGCCCGCCCGGCGACTGGCCGGTCACCAACCTCTCCGGTGGTGAGCGCCGCCGCGTCGCGCTGTGCAAGCTGCTGCTGGAGGCCCCCGACCTGCTGCTCCTCGACGAGCCCACCAACCACCTGGACGCCGAGTCCGTGCAGTGGCTGGAGCAGCACCTGGCCAAGTACCCCGGCACCGTCGTCGCCGTCACCCACGACCGGTACTTCCTCGACAACGTCGCGGGCTGGATCCTGGAGCTCGACCGCGGCCGTGCCCACGGCTACGAGGGCAACTACTCCAAGTACCTGGAGACCAAGCAGACCCGTCTGAAGGTCGAGGGCCAGAAGGACGCCAAGCGTGCCAAGCGTCTGAAGGAAGAGCTGGAGTGGGTCCGCTCCAACGCCAAGGGGCGGCAGGCCAAGTCCAAGTCGCGTCTGGCGCGCTACGAGGAGATGGCCGCCGAGGCCGACAAGATGCGGAAGCTGGACTTCGAGGAGATCCAGATCCCGCCGGGCCCGCGTCTGGGCAACATCGTCGTCGAGGTCGACAAGCTCAACAAGGCATTCGGCGAGAAGGTCCTCATCGAGGACCTCAGCTTCACCCTGCCCCGCAACGGCATCGTCGGCGTCATCGGCCCGAACGGCGCCGGCAAGACCACGCTGTTCAAGATGCTCCAGGGCCTGGAGACCCCGGACTCCGGCGACATCAAGGTCGGCGAGACCGTCAAGATCTCCTACGTCGACCAGAGCCGCGAGAACATCGACCCCAAGAAGACCCTGTGGGCCGTGGTCTCCGACGAGCTGGACTACATCAACGTCGGCCAGGTCGAGATGCCCTCGCGCGCCTATGTGAGCGCCTTCGGCTTCAAGGGCCCGGACCAGCAGAAGCCGGCCGGTGTGCTCTCCGGTGGTGAGCGCAACCGCCTCAACCTGGCGCTCACCCTCAAGCAGGGCGGCAACCTGCTGCTCCTCGACGAGCCGACCAACGACCTCGACGTCGAGACCCTGTCGTCGCTGGAGAACGCGCTGCTGGAGTTCCCCGGCTGCGCCGTGGTCGTCTCCCACGACCGCTGGTTCCTCGACCGCGTCGCCACGCACATCCTGGCGTACGAGGGCGACTCCCGCTGGTTCTGGTTCGAGGGCAACTTCGAGTCGTACGAGAAGAACAAGGTCGAGCGCCTCGGCGCGGACGCGGCCCGCCCGCACCGTGCCACGTACAAGAAGCTCACCCGGGGCTGA
- a CDS encoding LAETG motif-containing sortase-dependent surface protein, giving the protein MKGRGAARLAAAVVASGLVAAGAIATAGTAAADETTPAHGGATATLGGLKTFDQAVVHSDGGDQRVGAGLFEMSVDNGGTLQTYCIDIHNPTQQQAKYQEVPWSASSLHNNADAGKIRWILQNSYPQVNDLAALASKAGAGNLTEKTAAAGTQVAIWRFSDHVKVDAVDPAAEKLAEYLEKNAQSVAEPKASLTLDPPAVSGKSGGKLGPVTVHTNADSVTISPAAGAPAGVKVVGKDGKPVTSAADGTQLFFDVPKGTADGNTSLTAQAATKVPVGRAFTGIGEHAKSQTQILAGSSESTVSAAATVSWKKQGAIPAITAEKNCAKGGVDVTASNKGDEAFRFQLSGKDYEVKPGASQTVTVPVGEDQPYNITITGAGGFKKSFTGVLDCKTAGSGGGKPSSKPSPASVGGSTTGGGHGTDLAETGSSSATPMIAGVAVVLVVVGGAAVFFLRKKKAGTPAQ; this is encoded by the coding sequence ATGAAGGGGCGGGGCGCAGCCCGCCTTGCCGCCGCGGTCGTGGCCTCTGGCCTGGTCGCGGCGGGCGCAATAGCCACCGCGGGAACTGCCGCGGCGGACGAGACCACCCCGGCTCACGGGGGCGCCACCGCCACGCTCGGTGGACTGAAGACGTTCGACCAGGCGGTCGTGCACAGTGACGGCGGGGACCAGCGCGTCGGCGCCGGGCTCTTCGAGATGTCGGTCGACAACGGCGGCACGCTCCAGACGTACTGCATCGACATCCACAACCCGACGCAGCAGCAGGCCAAGTACCAGGAAGTGCCCTGGAGCGCCTCGTCGCTGCACAACAACGCGGACGCCGGCAAGATCCGCTGGATCCTGCAGAACTCGTACCCGCAGGTGAACGACCTGGCCGCGCTCGCCTCCAAGGCCGGTGCCGGGAACCTCACCGAGAAGACCGCCGCGGCCGGCACCCAGGTCGCGATCTGGCGCTTCTCCGACCACGTCAAGGTGGACGCGGTCGACCCGGCGGCCGAGAAGCTCGCCGAGTACCTGGAGAAGAACGCGCAGAGCGTCGCGGAGCCCAAGGCGTCCCTGACGCTGGACCCGCCGGCCGTCTCCGGCAAGTCCGGCGGCAAGCTCGGCCCGGTCACCGTGCACACCAACGCCGACAGCGTGACGATCTCCCCGGCGGCCGGCGCGCCGGCCGGTGTGAAGGTCGTCGGCAAGGACGGCAAGCCGGTCACCAGCGCCGCCGACGGCACCCAGCTGTTCTTCGACGTGCCGAAGGGCACCGCGGACGGCAACACCTCGCTGACCGCGCAGGCCGCCACCAAGGTCCCGGTCGGCCGTGCCTTCACCGGCATCGGTGAGCACGCCAAGAGCCAGACCCAGATCCTGGCCGGCTCCAGCGAGTCCACGGTCTCCGCGGCCGCCACGGTCTCCTGGAAGAAGCAGGGCGCCATCCCGGCGATCACCGCCGAGAAGAACTGCGCCAAGGGTGGCGTGGACGTCACCGCCAGCAACAAGGGCGACGAGGCGTTCCGCTTCCAGCTGTCCGGCAAGGACTACGAGGTCAAGCCGGGCGCGTCGCAGACCGTGACGGTGCCGGTCGGTGAGGACCAGCCGTACAACATCACGATCACGGGTGCGGGCGGCTTCAAGAAGTCGTTCACCGGCGTGCTGGACTGCAAGACCGCCGGCAGCGGCGGCGGCAAGCCCTCCTCGAAGCCCAGCCCGGCGTCGGTCGGCGGGAGCACCACCGGTGGCGGCCACGGCACCGACCTCGCCGAGACCGGCTCCAGCAGCGCCACCCCGATGATCGCGGGCGTCGCGGTCGTCCTGGTCGTGGTCGGCGGTGCCGCGGTGTTCTTCCTCCGCAAGAAGAAGGCCGGCACCCCCGCGCAGTGA
- a CDS encoding acyl-CoA thioesterase, with product MRHLFSCPLRWSDMDAFGHVNNAVFVRYLEEARIDFMRRLAPGGGSPSFTGGSVVARHQIDYVRPLVHRPTPVTVELWVTKISAASMTVAYEVKDDEALYLRASTVVVPYNFAEERPRRLTAEEKAILKEYLDDAAHQEGTAAV from the coding sequence GTGCGCCACCTCTTCTCCTGCCCCCTGCGCTGGTCCGACATGGACGCGTTCGGCCATGTCAACAACGCGGTGTTCGTCCGCTACCTCGAAGAGGCGCGGATCGACTTCATGCGCCGGCTGGCGCCGGGGGGCGGCAGCCCGTCGTTCACGGGCGGTTCGGTCGTCGCCCGGCACCAGATCGACTACGTGCGGCCGCTGGTCCACCGGCCGACGCCGGTGACCGTCGAGTTGTGGGTGACGAAGATCAGCGCCGCGTCGATGACGGTCGCCTACGAGGTCAAGGACGACGAGGCGCTCTATCTGCGGGCCTCGACCGTCGTCGTGCCGTACAACTTCGCCGAGGAGCGTCCGCGCCGCCTCACCGCGGAGGAGAAGGCGATCCTCAAGGAGTACCTCGACGACGCCGCGCACCAGGAGGGAACCGCCGCGGTATGA